In one window of Arcobacter sp. CECT 8983 DNA:
- a CDS encoding sigma 54-interacting transcriptional regulator, with translation MEEYIAKSKNSKEILNSAQLLQSVEINALITGEPGVGKKSLAKYILPNVKIYKAKTLQQDISDNIISLQNEAIILDKIENITNIDLVISWINDNNIRVIATTLKHELNSKLSDLFSITIELPSLKDREEDVKQLITKFSKEASKTLDLEPVLPSKLMINLSNNAHSLRKSIYFSYLFETIGEDEILMFMENYMFSNLKGDNSYKEFVYLFEVPLLKAAKKKYKSQVQMAKHLGLNRITLRKKLDIHKGFLDD, from the coding sequence ATGGAAGAATATATAGCAAAATCAAAAAACTCTAAAGAGATCTTAAACTCTGCTCAGCTACTACAAAGTGTTGAAATTAATGCTTTAATTACAGGAGAACCAGGTGTTGGAAAAAAGTCTTTAGCTAAATATATATTACCCAATGTAAAAATTTATAAAGCAAAAACTCTACAACAAGATATTAGTGATAATATTATATCTTTGCAAAATGAAGCAATAATCTTAGATAAAATAGAAAATATCACAAATATAGATTTAGTAATAAGCTGGATAAATGATAATAATATTAGAGTAATTGCAACAACATTAAAACATGAACTAAACTCTAAATTATCTGATTTATTTTCAATCACAATAGAGCTTCCTTCTTTAAAAGATAGAGAAGAAGATGTAAAACAGCTTATCACTAAGTTTTCAAAGGAAGCTAGTAAAACTTTAGATTTGGAGCCTGTACTTCCATCTAAACTTATGATAAACTTATCAAATAATGCGCATAGTCTTAGAAAATCTATTTATTTTTCTTATCTTTTTGAAACCATAGGAGAAGATGAGATTTTGATGTTTATGGAAAACTATATGTTCTCTAATTTAAAAGGGGACAACTCATATAAAGAGTTTGTTTATCTTTTTGAAGTTCCTTTATTAAAAGCTGCAAAAAAGAAATACAAATCACAAGTACAAATGGCTAAACATCTAGGTTTAAATAGAATAACTCTAAGAAAAAAACTTGATATACATAAAGGTTTTTTAGATGACTGA
- the pyrC gene encoding dihydroorotase, with translation MDTFEIDSALDMHLHLRDGEMLKLVGPLTSETFSGALVMPNLVPPVTTKEAMLAYKQRINEACSEDKFEPYLTLFFQNDYSYEFLEDIKDDIIGIKLYPAGITTNSETGVASMDVEVLRPTLESMSKLGIPLCIHGETNGFVMDREKEFMPIYESIAQAFPNLKIIMEHITTKDAVELLDKYDNLYATVTLHHLLITLDDVAGGMLNPHLFCKPIAKRPEDRDALLDAALKAHPKLMFGSDSAPHPKHKKECCGCAAGVFTSPIALQVLTQLFEENDSLDNLNAFISLNARKIYNLNPVKKSIKLVKKNFVVPASYNYKGENVVPMYAGEVLNWSIQSIED, from the coding sequence ATGGATACTTTTGAAATAGACTCTGCTTTGGATATGCACCTTCACTTGCGTGATGGTGAAATGCTAAAACTAGTTGGGCCTTTAACATCTGAAACTTTTAGTGGTGCATTAGTTATGCCTAACTTAGTTCCTCCTGTTACAACTAAAGAAGCAATGTTAGCATATAAACAAAGAATTAATGAAGCATGCAGTGAAGATAAGTTTGAACCATATTTAACACTATTTTTTCAAAATGACTACTCATATGAGTTTTTAGAAGATATCAAAGATGATATTATAGGTATTAAACTTTATCCTGCAGGTATCACAACAAATTCTGAAACAGGTGTTGCTTCAATGGATGTTGAAGTATTAAGACCAACACTAGAGTCTATGAGTAAATTAGGTATTCCTCTTTGTATCCATGGTGAAACAAATGGCTTTGTTATGGATAGAGAAAAAGAGTTTATGCCTATATATGAGTCTATTGCACAGGCTTTCCCTAATTTAAAAATTATTATGGAACATATTACTACAAAAGATGCAGTTGAGCTTCTTGATAAGTATGACAATCTTTATGCAACGGTAACATTACATCATTTATTAATTACTCTTGATGATGTTGCTGGTGGAATGTTAAATCCACATCTTTTTTGTAAACCAATTGCAAAAAGACCTGAAGATAGAGATGCTTTATTAGATGCAGCATTAAAAGCACATCCAAAACTAATGTTTGGAAGTGATTCAGCTCCTCATCCAAAGCATAAAAAAGAGTGTTGTGGTTGTGCAGCAGGTGTATTTACATCACCAATTGCATTACAAGTATTAACGCAACTTTTTGAAGAGAATGATTCTTTAGATAATTTAAATGCTTTTATAAGTTTAAATGCAAGAAAAATTTATAATTTAAACCCTGTAAAAAAGAGTATAAAATTAGTGAAGAAGAACTTTGTTGTTCCAGCTTCATATAATTATAAAGGTGAAAATGTAGTTCCAATGTATGCTGGTGAAGTGTTAAATTGGTCTATTCAATCAATTGAAGACTAA
- a CDS encoding flagellar biosynthetic protein FliQ, whose translation MDLIAIAENTVKIILILGLPSLIVSMVIGLIISIFQAVTQVSDASLTFVPKVIVVSIFVLITLPWVGDHITTYTKDLWDLMLVFGE comes from the coding sequence ATGGATCTAATAGCTATTGCAGAAAATACGGTAAAAATAATTCTTATTTTAGGATTACCGTCATTGATTGTAAGTATGGTAATTGGACTTATAATCTCAATTTTTCAGGCAGTAACGCAAGTTTCAGATGCTTCTTTAACTTTTGTACCTAAAGTTATAGTTGTATCTATTTTTGTTTTAATTACTTTACCTTGGGTAGGTGATCATATTACTACATATACAAAAGACCTTTGGGATTTAATGTTGGTTTTTGGAGAGTGA
- a CDS encoding HD domain-containing protein yields MTELNIQIEELITKGAEDFEISKIFKTYFKSYVNSIDEVLETTGGKDFFVKHTKHTDRFIILLYKYILRKHFGDYQPMSTAVPISLIALGSYGREQLCIYSDVDLMILYEDIKGYNLKAIMEELVTLAWDCGLKLGSRVHEIKEIELSVQEDITIKSSILESRMIYGSKHLWYSYQNILNKIRNTNQREFVLEKLDEHKKRLLKHPLKMEPNIKDGYGGMRESNMIFWTATIAYGVSDIKQLMGKEFSEEEYKRYRSSLEYIFRVRNYLHSISKKKLDVVNFDVLPELSSKMGFKNRPRLTKERQCMSKLLESLHNVHFFSTIMVKKFTRKVLFDPKNISRLKKFRIKKNLYLFENKLFTSFNAKPKTLNNLLKELISLPRDVKHFDRSYVEYASRTKLPNKQTKELKKTIKQLLYKRNLYPIIKLLYNARLFQSVLPVTKKIVHQPQFDGYHQHPVDIHSIRTLKKLTNIKDDYVKDIFNSFDTKEKTLVRLVCLFHDVGKGRITDHHIAGEKLFKNMMTSFDLDKDHIQLGALLVRNHNMMSKVASSEDIYSEKIILSFTALLQTQLALKMLYVVTYADISAVGESVYKSSTASLLKQLYLQSLPAFNNTSLLSENARRNAKQNRIKKLEKYKNLSNIMKKKITYISSNQIFLKCKANEIIDIALRAYDVKDFTYKVINEEQLSIKIIRAIPLNLGFLLGKLEFLNISTMNIFKLFDEKKFFEINFSERVDDEDIPYIEQIIQNSFDMSKKTKLLIPEIEEKGISINCNHTTYLASMQVTAKDQKGLFAYIANIFDEFNIEIETAKLSSIKGMAKDLFLIEKNGSFCSQQDEIIKQLCNNSKEN; encoded by the coding sequence ATGACTGAACTAAACATACAAATTGAAGAGTTAATAACAAAAGGGGCTGAAGACTTTGAAATTTCAAAAATATTTAAAACCTATTTTAAATCTTATGTAAACTCTATTGATGAAGTATTAGAAACAACAGGCGGAAAAGACTTCTTTGTAAAACATACAAAACATACAGATAGATTTATTATCCTTTTATACAAATATATCCTAAGAAAACATTTCGGTGATTATCAACCAATGAGTACTGCCGTTCCAATCTCTTTAATTGCATTAGGAAGTTATGGAAGAGAACAGTTATGTATTTATTCAGATGTTGATTTAATGATTCTTTATGAAGATATAAAAGGTTATAACTTAAAAGCTATCATGGAAGAGCTTGTAACCTTAGCTTGGGATTGTGGGCTTAAATTAGGTTCTAGAGTTCATGAAATAAAAGAGATTGAACTATCAGTTCAAGAAGATATTACAATTAAATCTTCAATTTTAGAATCAAGGATGATTTATGGTTCTAAACATCTTTGGTATTCATACCAAAATATTTTAAACAAAATTAGAAATACAAACCAAAGAGAATTTGTACTAGAAAAACTTGATGAACATAAAAAAAGACTTTTAAAACATCCACTAAAAATGGAACCTAATATAAAAGATGGTTATGGTGGAATGAGAGAATCAAATATGATTTTCTGGACTGCTACTATTGCCTATGGTGTTAGTGATATAAAACAGCTTATGGGAAAAGAGTTTTCAGAAGAAGAGTATAAAAGATACAGAAGTTCACTAGAATACATCTTTAGAGTAAGAAACTATTTACATAGTATTTCAAAAAAGAAACTTGATGTTGTAAACTTTGATGTTTTACCTGAACTAAGTTCTAAAATGGGGTTTAAAAACAGACCTAGACTTACAAAAGAGAGACAGTGTATGTCAAAACTTCTGGAATCTTTACATAATGTACATTTTTTCTCAACGATTATGGTAAAAAAATTTACGAGAAAAGTTTTATTTGATCCTAAAAATATTTCAAGATTAAAAAAGTTTAGAATCAAAAAGAACCTTTATCTTTTTGAAAATAAACTATTTACTTCATTTAATGCAAAACCAAAAACATTAAACAATCTATTAAAAGAGTTAATTTCACTTCCAAGGGATGTAAAACATTTTGATAGGTCATATGTTGAGTATGCTAGTAGAACAAAACTCCCTAATAAACAAACTAAAGAGTTAAAAAAAACTATTAAACAGCTTCTTTACAAACGAAACCTTTATCCTATTATAAAGCTTTTATATAATGCAAGACTCTTTCAATCTGTATTACCAGTAACAAAAAAGATTGTACATCAGCCACAATTTGATGGCTATCATCAACATCCTGTTGATATTCACTCAATTAGAACACTTAAAAAGTTAACAAATATAAAAGATGACTATGTAAAAGATATCTTTAACTCTTTTGATACAAAAGAAAAAACCTTAGTTAGACTTGTTTGTTTATTCCATGATGTAGGTAAAGGTAGAATTACAGACCACCATATTGCAGGAGAAAAACTATTTAAAAATATGATGACATCTTTTGATTTAGATAAAGATCATATTCAATTAGGTGCGCTTTTAGTTAGAAATCATAATATGATGAGTAAAGTTGCTTCAAGTGAAGATATCTATTCAGAAAAAATTATTTTATCTTTTACTGCTTTATTACAAACACAATTAGCACTTAAAATGCTTTATGTAGTAACTTATGCTGATATTTCTGCAGTGGGAGAATCTGTTTATAAAAGTTCAACTGCATCATTATTAAAACAGCTTTATTTACAATCTTTACCTGCATTTAATAATACATCTTTATTAAGTGAAAATGCAAGAAGAAATGCAAAACAAAATAGAATTAAAAAACTTGAAAAATATAAAAATCTTTCTAATATTATGAAGAAAAAAATAACTTATATCTCTTCAAATCAAATTTTCTTAAAATGTAAAGCAAATGAAATAATTGATATTGCTTTAAGAGCGTATGATGTTAAAGATTTCACCTATAAAGTGATCAATGAAGAACAATTATCAATTAAAATTATTAGAGCTATTCCTTTAAATCTTGGATTCTTACTTGGTAAACTAGAGTTTTTAAATATCTCTACAATGAATATTTTTAAACTTTTTGATGAAAAGAAATTCTTTGAAATAAACTTCTCTGAAAGAGTTGATGATGAAGATATTCCATATATTGAACAAATAATACAAAACTCATTTGATATGAGTAAAAAAACAAAATTATTAATTCCAGAAATCGAAGAAAAAGGTATAAGTATCAACTGCAACCATACAACATATTTAGCTTCTATGCAAGTTACAGCAAAAGATCAAAAAGGTTTATTTGCATATATTGCAAATATTTTTGATGAGTTTAATATAGAGATTGAAACTGCAAAACTTAGTTCAATAAAAGGTATGGCAAAAGATTTATTTTTAATTGAGAAAAATGGAAGCTTCTGTAGCCAGCAAGATGAGATTATAAAACAATTATGTAATAATAGTAAAGAGAATTAA
- a CDS encoding P-II family nitrogen regulator, producing MKKVEAIIKPFKLEDVKEALVENGISGMTVSDVKGYGRQQGHSELYRGAEYVVDFLAKIKIEVIVNDEDVDSTIGVIVEAAKTGKIGDGKIFVTSIDEVVRIRTEQRGSEAV from the coding sequence ATGAAAAAAGTTGAAGCAATTATAAAACCTTTTAAACTAGAAGATGTAAAAGAAGCATTAGTTGAAAATGGTATTTCTGGTATGACTGTATCTGATGTAAAAGGATATGGAAGACAACAAGGACACTCAGAACTTTATAGAGGTGCTGAGTATGTTGTTGATTTTTTAGCAAAAATTAAAATTGAAGTTATTGTAAATGATGAAGATGTAGATTCAACAATAGGAGTTATTGTTGAAGCAGCTAAAACTGGAAAAATTGGTGATGGAAAGATTTTTGTTACTTCTATTGATGAGGTAGTTAGAATTAGAACAGAACAAAGAGGTAGTGAAGCTGTTTAA
- a CDS encoding P-II family nitrogen regulator, which produces MKKIEAVIKPFKLEDVKDALTEAGITGMTVSDVKGYGRQQGHSELYRGAEYVVDFLPKIKIELIVAEDSVDSTIDIIINAAKTGKIGDGKIFVSPIEKTIRIRTGEEDEDAL; this is translated from the coding sequence GTGAAAAAAATTGAAGCAGTGATTAAGCCGTTTAAATTAGAGGATGTAAAAGATGCTTTAACTGAAGCAGGTATTACTGGTATGACTGTATCTGATGTAAAAGGATATGGAAGACAACAAGGACATTCTGAGTTATATAGAGGTGCTGAGTATGTTGTTGACTTCTTACCAAAAATTAAAATTGAACTAATTGTTGCAGAAGATAGTGTTGATAGTACAATTGATATTATTATTAATGCAGCAAAAACTGGGAAGATTGGGGATGGTAAGATCTTTGTTTCACCTATTGAAAAGACAATTAGAATAAGAACTGGTGAAGAAGACGAGGACGCTCTTTAG
- the fliM gene encoding flagellar motor switch protein FliM, producing MAEFLSQDEIDALLDIADAGEEIETAAEEQIVSKEKNYSIYDFKKPNRISNEQFKAFSTLHDKMLRDLITDLSAMLRKIVDIKLYSIEQMTYGEFILSIPQLTSLNTLSIKPLEGRIVIECNPGISHKIIAELLGSGAVAASDNLDRELTEIEVNIFEHFYKMFVKHMYKAWDEVTTLNFKIESRDTNANAIQIISDHEIVLLVVLEITIDEESGFLSICYPISYIETLLNKIVEKIFSEGRNKKASRKRDITTLISGAKMSIEAIMAETEMTVSELLGLKAEDVIVFNKNATSPSAKVYINNTEKFAAVSGIQNNRKAIQIESNIDHEKQETLDTLREMREERIKKAKESSENIKRLLQERQGRY from the coding sequence ATGGCTGAATTTTTAAGTCAAGATGAAATTGATGCACTTTTAGATATTGCAGATGCCGGTGAAGAGATTGAAACGGCAGCTGAAGAGCAGATTGTATCAAAAGAAAAAAACTACTCTATTTATGATTTCAAAAAGCCAAACAGAATATCTAATGAACAGTTCAAAGCTTTCTCTACTTTACATGATAAAATGTTAAGGGATTTAATTACAGACCTTTCTGCAATGCTTAGAAAGATTGTTGATATTAAATTATACTCTATTGAACAAATGACATACGGAGAGTTTATTCTTTCTATTCCTCAACTTACTTCTTTAAACACACTATCAATAAAACCTTTAGAAGGAAGAATTGTAATTGAGTGCAACCCTGGTATTTCCCACAAAATTATTGCTGAACTACTAGGAAGTGGAGCGGTTGCTGCAAGTGATAATCTTGATAGAGAATTAACAGAAATTGAAGTAAATATTTTTGAACACTTTTATAAAATGTTTGTTAAACATATGTATAAAGCTTGGGATGAAGTTACAACTTTAAACTTCAAAATTGAGTCAAGGGATACAAATGCAAATGCAATTCAAATTATTTCTGACCACGAAATTGTTTTACTAGTTGTACTTGAGATTACAATTGATGAAGAATCAGGATTCTTATCAATTTGTTATCCAATATCATATATTGAAACACTTTTAAATAAAATTGTTGAAAAAATCTTCTCAGAAGGTAGAAATAAAAAAGCTAGTAGAAAAAGAGATATTACAACACTTATATCTGGTGCTAAAATGAGTATTGAAGCAATTATGGCAGAAACAGAAATGACAGTATCTGAACTGCTAGGTTTAAAAGCAGAAGATGTAATTGTATTTAATAAAAATGCAACATCACCATCAGCAAAAGTTTATATCAATAATACTGAAAAATTTGCAGCAGTATCTGGTATTCAAAACAATAGAAAAGCTATTCAAATAGAGTCTAATATTGACCATGAAAAACAAGAGACGCTTGATACGTTAAGAGAGATGAGAGAAGAAAGAATTAAAAAAGCCAAAGAGTCTTCTGAAAATATAAAACGGCTTCTTCAAGAAAGACAAGGAAGATATTAA
- the amt gene encoding ammonium transporter — MENFNDLKYILDGFLFVFSGVLVMWMAAGFAMLESGLTRSKNNATVLTKNIALFAISCIMYYFVGYNLMYGDGSSFMGSFSIISMENGADASYPAAADFFFQVMFVATAASVISGTVAERMKLWPFLIFVVVLSGVIYPIQGHWTWGGTELGGLIAGFSDFAGSTIVHSVGGWAALAGVLILGARKGKYGKDGKVRPIPGSNLTLATLGTFILWMGWFGFNGGSQLALGSKADIDGIALVVADTNMAAAAGAIMAAILTQLLYKKVDLTMVLNGALAGLVSCTAGPDLGMMVAFIEGIVGGALVVFAVPFFDKLKIDDPVGALSVHLVAGIWGTLAVGIFNPEVTILAQIKGIVVIGAFVFIVSFIVWKILDLVVGLRVDEETEITGLDIHETGLECYPEFKKA, encoded by the coding sequence ATGGAAAATTTTAACGACTTAAAATACATATTAGATGGTTTTCTATTTGTATTTTCAGGTGTATTAGTAATGTGGATGGCTGCAGGTTTTGCAATGCTTGAGTCTGGTTTAACAAGATCAAAAAATAATGCAACAGTATTAACAAAGAATATTGCACTATTTGCAATCTCTTGTATTATGTATTATTTTGTAGGATATAACTTAATGTATGGAGACGGTTCTTCTTTTATGGGAAGCTTCTCAATAATTAGTATGGAAAATGGTGCTGATGCTTCTTATCCAGCTGCTGCAGACTTTTTCTTCCAAGTTATGTTCGTTGCAACTGCTGCATCAGTTATTTCTGGTACTGTGGCTGAAAGAATGAAATTATGGCCATTTTTAATTTTTGTTGTTGTTTTAAGTGGTGTGATTTATCCAATTCAAGGTCACTGGACATGGGGTGGAACTGAGCTTGGTGGTTTAATTGCTGGATTCTCTGACTTTGCTGGTTCAACAATCGTTCACTCTGTTGGTGGATGGGCTGCATTAGCAGGTGTACTAATTCTTGGTGCTAGAAAAGGGAAGTATGGTAAAGATGGTAAAGTAAGACCAATTCCAGGTTCAAACTTAACTCTTGCAACATTAGGTACATTCATTTTATGGATGGGATGGTTTGGATTTAATGGTGGTTCTCAATTAGCATTAGGTTCAAAAGCTGATATCGATGGAATTGCTTTAGTTGTTGCAGATACAAATATGGCAGCAGCAGCTGGTGCTATCATGGCAGCAATTTTAACTCAACTTCTATACAAAAAAGTTGATTTAACTATGGTTCTTAATGGTGCATTAGCAGGACTTGTTTCTTGTACTGCTGGACCAGACTTAGGTATGATGGTTGCCTTTATTGAAGGTATTGTTGGTGGTGCTTTAGTAGTATTTGCTGTACCATTCTTTGATAAGTTAAAAATTGATGATCCTGTTGGTGCTTTATCAGTTCACTTAGTGGCAGGTATCTGGGGAACATTAGCTGTTGGTATTTTCAATCCAGAAGTTACAATTTTAGCACAAATTAAAGGTATCGTAGTAATTGGAGCATTTGTATTCATTGTTTCATTTATTGTTTGGAAAATCTTAGACTTAGTTGTTGGACTAAGAGTAGATGAAGAAACTGAAATTACAGGATTAGATATTCATGAAACTGGTTTAGAATGTTATCCTGAATTCAAAAAAGCTTAA
- a CDS encoding flagellar basal body P-ring protein FlgI: protein MLKFFIVLLFFLQSIYAVTIKDISNVVGIRDNQLIGYGLVVGLAGSGDKSQFTMQSLQNLLRNSYIKIPASSIKSKNIAAVMVTAELPPFARQGDKIKVKISAIGDAKSIDNGELLLTQLKAVDGQVYALAQGSIVADSQNETTGFIYEGATVENEVEYSLKNEDSIKLSLLKNDAKQAYLVEKKINDFFNKPLAVALDTRTIFVKKPPTSSIVKFLSDVQSIPLDSTFKKKIIIDVARETIIAGLDIPIGPVTVAKNDFTIRIKKSELTDAQWDDKKVNRGQDIGDDVRLDNKPVAVNIDNTLMNTKKQPTVSDLVRAMKVMKLPITEIIDTLKMIKDLGALDVELEIRG, encoded by the coding sequence GTGTTGAAGTTTTTTATAGTTTTATTATTTTTTTTACAAAGTATTTATGCTGTAACTATTAAAGATATTTCAAATGTTGTAGGAATAAGAGATAACCAACTTATTGGATATGGTCTTGTTGTGGGGCTTGCAGGCTCTGGAGACAAATCACAATTTACTATGCAAAGTTTACAAAACCTTCTTCGAAACTCATATATAAAAATACCAGCATCATCAATTAAATCAAAAAATATTGCAGCTGTTATGGTAACAGCGGAACTTCCTCCTTTTGCAAGACAAGGGGACAAGATTAAAGTAAAAATTTCAGCTATTGGGGATGCAAAATCTATTGACAATGGTGAACTACTGCTAACTCAATTAAAAGCAGTTGATGGACAGGTTTATGCACTTGCTCAAGGTTCTATTGTTGCAGATAGTCAAAATGAAACTACTGGTTTCATTTATGAAGGAGCAACAGTTGAAAATGAAGTAGAATATTCACTTAAAAATGAAGATAGCATTAAATTAAGTTTATTAAAAAATGATGCTAAACAAGCATATTTAGTTGAGAAAAAAATCAATGATTTTTTTAATAAACCCCTTGCTGTAGCACTTGATACAAGAACAATTTTTGTAAAAAAACCACCAACTAGCTCAATTGTTAAGTTTTTATCAGATGTTCAAAGTATTCCTTTAGATTCAACATTTAAAAAGAAAATCATTATAGATGTTGCAAGAGAAACTATAATTGCCGGACTTGATATTCCAATTGGACCAGTAACAGTTGCTAAAAATGATTTTACTATTAGAATTAAAAAATCTGAACTTACTGATGCGCAGTGGGATGATAAAAAAGTAAATAGAGGTCAAGACATAGGTGATGATGTAAGATTAGATAATAAACCTGTTGCTGTAAATATTGATAATACACTTATGAATACAAAAAAACAACCTACAGTTTCTGATTTAGTAAGAGCGATGAAAGTTATGAAATTACCAATTACAGAAATAATTGATACCTTAAAAATGATCAAAGACCTTGGTGCTTTAGATGTTGAATTAGAGATAAGAGGATAA
- a CDS encoding ammonium transporter, giving the protein MDLQSISYVIDTFFAIFAMTLIIFMVPGFAMLEAGLVRTKNVSAVLMVNTMIYAVASLAFLLVGYSIAFGDFGSDSMSKWAAFLFQMAFVGKVINIMSGGVSERAKVLPLALFTVIMGGFIYPIVVNWSWGSDMLAGTFLDLSMYDLAGSTVIHSTGGWALLAAILIIGARRGRYPKEGGVRVIPASNIPLVTLGAFLLWIGWFGFNGGSVGSIASKESADAVALTIMNTNTAGLSGAIIVGAFMYFRYKKLDITMVLNGALGGLVAITAGPDLYDIYTPILIGAIGGALVVFGVSFFDRLKLDDPVGALSVHLLNGIWGTLAVGIFASNGDDITFLGQLKGVIVVAIFAFLVSYIVLFIINKVAPLRAHNDEEMQGLDVEECGLEAYPEFKRAF; this is encoded by the coding sequence ATGGACTTACAATCAATTAGTTATGTAATTGATACATTCTTTGCAATCTTTGCAATGACACTTATTATTTTTATGGTTCCAGGTTTTGCTATGCTTGAAGCAGGACTTGTAAGAACTAAAAACGTTTCGGCAGTATTAATGGTAAATACAATGATTTATGCAGTTGCATCATTGGCATTTTTACTTGTTGGTTATTCAATTGCTTTTGGAGACTTTGGAAGTGATTCAATGTCAAAGTGGGCAGCATTTTTATTTCAAATGGCATTTGTTGGTAAAGTAATTAATATTATGTCTGGTGGGGTTAGTGAAAGGGCAAAAGTTTTACCTTTAGCTTTATTTACTGTAATCATGGGAGGATTTATTTATCCAATAGTAGTTAACTGGTCATGGGGAAGTGACATGTTAGCTGGAACATTTTTAGATTTATCTATGTATGATTTAGCAGGTTCTACAGTTATTCACTCAACTGGTGGATGGGCATTATTAGCTGCAATCTTAATTATTGGTGCAAGACGTGGAAGATATCCGAAAGAGGGTGGTGTAAGAGTCATTCCAGCATCAAATATTCCTCTTGTAACATTAGGTGCCTTTCTTTTATGGATTGGTTGGTTTGGATTTAATGGTGGTTCCGTAGGTTCAATTGCTTCAAAAGAGAGTGCAGATGCAGTTGCTTTAACTATAATGAATACAAATACTGCTGGTTTATCAGGAGCTATTATTGTTGGTGCTTTTATGTATTTTAGATATAAAAAACTTGATATTACTATGGTACTAAATGGTGCATTAGGTGGATTAGTTGCTATTACAGCAGGTCCAGATTTATATGATATTTATACTCCAATTTTAATTGGTGCTATTGGTGGAGCACTTGTTGTATTTGGTGTATCATTTTTTGATAGATTAAAACTTGATGATCCTGTAGGGGCTTTATCAGTTCACTTATTAAATGGTATTTGGGGAACATTAGCCGTTGGTATTTTTGCAAGTAACGGGGACGATATCACATTTTTAGGACAATTAAAAGGTGTAATAGTAGTTGCAATATTTGCTTTTTTAGTTTCATACATTGTATTATTTATTATTAATAAAGTAGCACCATTAAGAGCTCACAATGATGAAGAAATGCAAGGTTTAGATGTTGAAGAGTGTGGTCTAGAAGCTTATCCTGAGTTTAAAAGAGCATTTTAG